Within Macaca nemestrina isolate mMacNem1 chromosome 12, mMacNem.hap1, whole genome shotgun sequence, the genomic segment CTCCAGGTCATGAACCTGCCCCCCACTTCACTCTGATCAGAGGACAGGCTGGGAGGTAGGAGGGCATGAAGAGGCAGGGGAAGACAGGAACTGGTGCAGAGATTTAAAGGGACAGGAGCTGGAGCAGAGGTTTAATGGGACAGGAGCTGGGGCCAGGTGAGGAGGGGAGGGCTGTCACCACGGCAGGAGGCTGAACAGGAGGCTGGGCAGAAGGGCGGCCACCAGGCAGTGGGGCTCCAGGAAAGCCAGCTGGGCCCCTGAGGTCAGCCGGTCACCATAGCGTtccagcagcatcagcaccacGCGATTCGTCCAGCCAAAGCCCTCCTGGGAGAGGCGGGGCAGTGGGGCCCGGTTTCTGGGGAAGCCCCAGACCCTTGGTGGGGGCTGTGGGCTCTCTCCCCAGGGGCACTGGCCCTGCCTAACCCTAGCGGTACAGGAAGCACCAGTCAGCTCGTCCCCTGGGCCGACATGCAGGTGAGCACActgaggcctggggtgggggtcgtgggcagcagagcccaggagttccctGTAGGGCGATGGCCAGCCCGCCCCTGGCCTGCTCACCTGAACTTCATACTCCCCTCTGCCACCGGGCTGTCCACCATTGCTAATGTCATACTGGGAATAAGAGGGCGGGCCGTAGGTCAGGCACtgccctaccccaccccaccccacccccagccacagGGACAACAAACAATGGGATCCTTGTGGGGAGAAGTCGCTCTGCCTGCCCAGCAGCCCCTGCAGTGCCCAGGAGTGGCCACTGGGCGCCGCCACCATCCCAGCTGCGCTGGCCCTGGGCCCTGCCAAgcctgaccctcctgcctcaccaCGGGGACGCCCTGGGGTGCGGGGAGGGCTCAGGCCAGCTCACTTTCTCATACATGGCTGACTTTTGCGAGTAGACATCAAAGTTGGTTCGGATTCAATTCTGGGGCATATTGGTAGATCAGGATCCGGCTGCCCTAGAAGGTTCCAGACATTCCCGTGactgtgggtggggctggactGGAAGCCAGGACGCTGGGCCCGGCGGGAAGCCAGATGTCCCCTTCCTGGCCCTTCTCTTCTCGGCTCACAGCTGCCCCCCGGTGGCTCCGCAGGACCCGCAGGCTGAGACAAGGGGCACAGCCGGAGGAAGCGGCCTTCCCTGCAGGTCCTGCTCAGGGTCGGGAGGGGGCGGTGCTGCCTGCAGTGGACCCGAACCACCTGCTGTGCTCTCACCTCCAGGTATTTCAGAGCCTTGTCCGCCACGCCAGGGTCAGAGAAACACCCGGCCCAGAGTGGAGTGAGGTTGGATGGGTAAAACTCCCAGTTCTTCTTGTTCTCAAGGTCGTAGTCAAACCAGGCACCGGTCTCATCCCACAGGACTGCGTTCAGGGCGGCCAAGCGCTGCGCCTGCAGGATTCTGTACTTCGTGGCCTGGGAGTCGTTCCCTGGGGCAGTGCTGCCTTTGGGCCCTACCGGAGGGAGCCCTCTAGAAAGAACTTCTGAGGTCAGAAGGGCAGCATCTACTTCTAACGCCTggcctcctccaggaaggctccccagcctccccaggaAACCCCAGGCTGTCCTGTCTCCCCTGGGCTGCCTGCACTACCTCTGGCACCATCGGGTAGATGTTCACTGCCTGCTGGGCTCTCTCTTTCCCTGAGCTCCTGAGCCAGGCCTCCGTCTCAGGAGGAATCAGTGCTACTGCTTGCTCAGCCCGGTCCTGAGCCACTTTGTTCATCCACATCCCCTCACCTGGGGAAAGGGTTTGGGGTTTTATCCTGTCCCTAGTCCTACCACTGGAGCCCAAGCCCAGACCCTCTTGCTTGGAGCCCCGCTCTCCCTGGACCTGTTCCCACTTTGCCCCAATCACACAGGCCTTCTTCCCAATCCCTGAACAGTGCCTCAGGGCCTCTGCACGGTCCTTTTCGTGCCTGGACTGTCCTCTCCCAGGTCAGCTGAGTGATGGTTCCTGCCACAATTCTGCTCACACATCACCTCCTCAGAGACACCTTTCCTCCCCGTCCTCTCTAACACACCCTCTGCTCACCCACAGCAGCGGGTCCTAACTTCACTCTACTTCAAACTGTGCTTCTGTTACTGTTTTGCttctattattattgttcttGCAGGAGCTGGTAAAGTGGCTGATGTGGCCACTGCTCCATAAATCCATGAGGAATGAAGGGTGGatattgcctgagtccaggaggcaggaCAGGGTTGCTCATCTCTGTCCCTGGTGATGGAAACTCAGGGTCAGGAAAGAGCCTTGACCTGGCCTGGGTCACAAAGAGAGTATTAGGGTCAGCCCTTGAGCCTGGGTGCTGTGGTCACGCCCTTAGGCCGCCTCTCACACCCAGGCTAGGAAGCTGGAGCAGAAAGTTTGCTAGAACAATCCTGGGAAGAGGTCTGCATAGTTCAAGGGGCAGCTTAGAAGAGGAGACGGAGGGAGGTGGGCTCTGGCCAGAAGGCTCTTAGACCTCAGGCCAGGCTCAGGCAGCCGCATCTAGTATCAGGCCTATTATGGGGCCTATTATGCCTGGATGAGGGGCCTCAAGTTCATTTAGGCCAAGCCCCTCATTCTACGGAGAACCACAC encodes:
- the LOC139357699 gene encoding trehalase-like, which translates into the protein MSGEPECKQRRVQTCPHDQPTNVGQISPATIVWFSCRQPRGDRTAWGFLGRLGSLPGGGQALEVDAALLTSEVLSRGLPPVGPKGSTAPGNDSQATKYRILQAQRLAALNAVLWDETGAWFDYDLENKKNWEFYPSNLTPLWAGCFSDPGVADKALKYLEVRAQQVVRVHCRQHRPLPTLSRTCREGRFLRLCPLSQPAGPAEPPGGSCEPRREGPGRGHLASRRAQRPGFQSSPTHSHGNVWNLLGQPDPDLPICPRIESEPTLMSTRKSQPCMRNMTLAMVDSPVAEGSMKFRNRAPLPRLSQEGFGWTNRVVLMLLERYGDRLTSGAQLAFLEPHCLVAALLPSLLFSLLPW